One Banduia mediterranea DNA segment encodes these proteins:
- a CDS encoding bifunctional metallophosphatase/5'-nucleotidase, with the protein MNPSTLLPYRAGLVFTAFATLLLAACASTPPAPTQTATIKLIAFNDFHGNLAPPGRGLEVPDPADASATLRLPTGGVAYLAGAVSELRAQNPLNVVVAAGDLISASPPTAALFRQEPSIEALNALGLEYSAVGNHEFDQGIDELRRLQNGGCGGPGAPGTESCVKGPFTGARFRYLGANVTEQASDTPAFPPYLIKRFQVDGRSIGVAFIGEVLKGTPAMVTASGIAGLEFHDEADTANALVPEIRAQGVEAIVLLLHEGGYKQGGFDACEGLSGPAVGILQRLDPAIDVVISGHTHQAYNCRVDGRLLTSAASYGRVISDIDLLVDRASGEVISASARNLPVINQPVPEAPQWPAFTPDPVVTAIAAQYEALAAPLANRVVGRADGMVSRQVNAHGESALGDVIADAQLAATRMQGAQIALMNPGGIRADLGYGPYSAQGTPITWGEVFTAQPFGNNLVTMTLSGAQIHRLLESQWNLGAESALLQVSAGFSYAWDGRRPIGQRIDADSISLDGNTIEPDQSYRVTVNNFLAGGGDGFEMLTAGADVTVAGSDLDAMLDWLATASPLAASSHGRIHRLDAP; encoded by the coding sequence TTGAACCCGTCCACCCTCCTGCCGTACCGCGCCGGTCTCGTCTTCACCGCGTTTGCGACCTTGCTGCTCGCCGCCTGCGCGAGTACGCCGCCCGCGCCGACGCAGACCGCAACGATCAAGCTGATCGCGTTCAACGATTTTCACGGCAACCTGGCACCGCCGGGCCGCGGGCTGGAAGTTCCGGACCCCGCCGATGCCTCGGCCACGCTGAGGCTGCCGACCGGCGGGGTCGCCTATCTCGCCGGCGCCGTTTCCGAACTCAGGGCGCAGAACCCGTTGAACGTGGTGGTGGCCGCCGGCGATCTGATCAGCGCCTCACCGCCGACGGCGGCACTGTTTCGCCAGGAACCGAGCATCGAGGCGCTCAACGCGCTCGGGCTGGAATACAGCGCCGTCGGCAATCACGAGTTCGACCAGGGCATCGACGAGCTTCGCCGCCTCCAGAACGGCGGCTGCGGCGGACCCGGCGCGCCGGGCACCGAATCCTGTGTCAAGGGTCCGTTCACCGGTGCCCGTTTCCGCTATCTCGGTGCGAATGTGACCGAACAGGCATCGGACACGCCGGCCTTCCCGCCCTACCTGATCAAGCGCTTTCAGGTGGACGGCCGCTCGATCGGCGTGGCGTTCATCGGCGAGGTATTGAAAGGCACACCGGCCATGGTGACCGCCAGCGGGATCGCCGGCCTCGAATTTCACGACGAAGCCGACACCGCCAATGCGCTGGTCCCGGAGATCCGCGCTCAAGGGGTGGAGGCGATCGTGCTGCTGCTGCACGAGGGCGGCTACAAGCAGGGCGGCTTCGATGCCTGCGAAGGCCTGTCCGGTCCGGCGGTGGGCATCCTGCAACGGCTCGATCCGGCGATCGACGTGGTCATCAGCGGCCACACGCATCAGGCCTACAACTGCCGGGTCGATGGCCGCCTGCTGACCAGCGCCGCGTCGTACGGCCGCGTTATCAGCGACATCGATCTGCTCGTGGATCGCGCCAGCGGCGAGGTGATCAGCGCCAGCGCCCGCAATCTGCCGGTGATCAACCAGCCGGTGCCCGAGGCGCCACAGTGGCCGGCGTTCACGCCGGACCCGGTGGTCACCGCCATCGCCGCGCAGTACGAGGCCCTGGCCGCGCCACTGGCGAATCGCGTGGTCGGACGCGCGGACGGCATGGTTTCGCGGCAGGTGAATGCACACGGTGAGAGCGCCCTGGGTGATGTGATCGCCGATGCGCAACTGGCGGCCACGCGCATGCAGGGCGCTCAGATCGCGTTGATGAATCCCGGCGGCATCCGCGCCGACCTCGGCTATGGCCCGTACAGCGCGCAGGGCACCCCCATCACCTGGGGCGAGGTGTTCACCGCGCAGCCGTTCGGCAACAATCTGGTGACGATGACGCTCAGCGGCGCACAGATTCATCGGCTGCTGGAATCGCAGTGGAACCTCGGCGCCGAAAGCGCGCTGCTGCAGGTTTCAGCGGGATTCAGCTATGCCTGGGACGGGCGCCGCCCCATCGGTCAGCGCATCGATGCGGACAGCATCAGCCTCGACGGAAACACGATCGAGCCGGACCAGTCGTATCGCGTCACGGTCAACAATTTCCTGGCCGGCGGCGGCGATGGCTTCGAAATGCTGACCGCAGGCGCCGACGTGACCGTCGCCGGCTCGGATCTGGATGCGATGCTGGACTGGTTGGCGACGGCCTCACCGCTGGCCGCCAGCAGCCATGGGCGGATTCACCGACTCGATGCGCCGTAG
- a CDS encoding EAL domain-containing protein translates to MSIFLNNGSTAPMREWVRLADAPMVLLADDTTVLQASASVGDLLQLPPGGLMDRRFSDVVAPSRLQHFAQVWNALDDGKAVECDLSLMRGKAEKPVRLRLTRIGNGETIVEIRKPHFQAAASRQLAAAMRAISDGMLVVDAQADIVELMPPAERLLGWSRQEALGRPHDQVLRLMTADGEPLESPILWALSERSARHVTEDCVILARDGRKLIARLTIACVFGNDGVEGAMCAITDLTDQTLLSDELDYRASHDSLTGLLNREEFERRVKQAAREVQASRARYVVCFIDLDQFKIINDTLGHAAGDELLRQVSAILRGQLRLTDVLARLGGDEYGVLLRHCDLQRARTVVDELLGSIRAFRFAWGEQTLSITCSIGVSVLAAGESAVSFTLSQVDSACFAAKEAGRDRARFAGDSDEVEQRYTEMDMVGRIASSLEQDRFMLMAEDVVSVSDPTRVVYRELLVRLRGEDGKLVPPSRFIPPAEHYFLMSSIDRWVLRTTLDGLAAREDDGIIYALNVSGQSIGDEKFLEFAGAAIRSSGIDPRRLCMEITETAAVSRLTDAVHFIRELSNLGVHFALDDFGAGMASFSYLKNLPVDFLKIDGSFVRSVDESRVDRGMVEAINRIGHEMNLKVIAEHVEHEGVLEILKHIGVDYAQGWFVAPSAPF, encoded by the coding sequence GTGAGTATTTTCTTGAACAATGGTTCGACAGCGCCGATGCGCGAATGGGTGCGGCTGGCCGACGCGCCAATGGTGTTGCTTGCCGACGACACGACCGTGCTGCAGGCCAGCGCATCCGTCGGCGATCTGTTGCAACTGCCACCTGGCGGCTTGATGGACCGCCGGTTTTCCGATGTGGTGGCACCCTCCCGGCTCCAGCACTTCGCCCAGGTCTGGAATGCACTTGATGACGGCAAAGCGGTCGAGTGCGATCTTTCGCTGATGCGTGGCAAGGCCGAAAAGCCGGTGCGGCTTCGTCTGACGCGCATCGGCAATGGCGAAACCATCGTCGAAATTCGCAAGCCGCATTTCCAGGCCGCTGCCAGCCGGCAACTGGCGGCGGCCATGCGCGCCATCAGCGACGGCATGCTGGTGGTCGACGCCCAGGCGGATATCGTGGAGCTGATGCCGCCGGCCGAGCGACTGCTCGGCTGGTCGCGGCAGGAGGCGCTGGGGCGTCCTCACGATCAGGTTCTGAGGCTGATGACGGCGGACGGCGAGCCTCTGGAAAGTCCGATTCTGTGGGCATTGAGCGAGCGCTCTGCAAGGCACGTCACCGAAGATTGCGTCATCCTGGCCCGCGACGGCCGGAAACTGATCGCACGATTGACGATCGCCTGCGTGTTCGGCAATGACGGGGTCGAGGGCGCGATGTGTGCGATTACCGACCTGACCGACCAGACACTATTGTCCGACGAACTCGACTATCGCGCTTCTCACGATTCGCTGACCGGCCTGCTGAACCGCGAGGAGTTCGAGCGGCGGGTGAAGCAGGCAGCCCGTGAGGTACAGGCCTCGCGGGCACGCTATGTGGTCTGCTTCATCGATCTGGATCAGTTCAAGATCATCAACGACACGCTGGGGCACGCGGCGGGCGACGAGTTGCTGCGGCAGGTCAGCGCGATCCTGCGCGGACAGCTGCGCCTGACCGATGTGTTGGCCCGTCTCGGCGGCGACGAATATGGCGTCCTGCTGCGGCACTGCGACCTGCAGCGTGCACGCACCGTCGTCGACGAACTGCTCGGCAGCATCCGCGCCTTCCGCTTCGCCTGGGGCGAGCAGACCCTTTCGATCACCTGCAGCATCGGCGTCTCGGTATTGGCGGCCGGCGAGAGCGCGGTGTCGTTCACCCTGTCGCAGGTCGATTCGGCGTGCTTTGCGGCCAAGGAGGCGGGGCGTGACCGCGCGCGATTTGCCGGTGACAGCGACGAGGTGGAGCAACGCTACACCGAGATGGACATGGTGGGCCGGATCGCCAGCTCGCTGGAGCAGGACCGCTTCATGCTGATGGCCGAGGATGTGGTCAGCGTCAGCGATCCGACGCGGGTCGTCTACCGTGAGCTGTTGGTGCGCCTGCGGGGTGAAGACGGCAAGCTGGTGCCGCCTTCCCGGTTCATCCCGCCCGCCGAGCATTACTTTCTGATGAGTTCGATCGACCGTTGGGTCCTGCGCACGACCTTGGACGGGCTCGCGGCACGCGAGGACGACGGCATCATCTATGCCTTGAATGTCTCCGGTCAGTCCATCGGTGATGAGAAATTTCTCGAATTCGCCGGTGCCGCGATCCGCTCCAGCGGGATCGATCCGCGGCGCCTGTGCATGGAGATCACCGAGACCGCAGCGGTGTCACGCCTCACCGATGCCGTGCACTTCATCCGTGAGCTTTCGAATCTCGGTGTGCATTTCGCGCTCGATGATTTCGGCGCGGGCATGGCCTCGTTCTCCTACCTCAAGAATCTGCCGGTGGACTTCCTCAAGATCGACGGCAGCTTCGTGCGCTCGGTCGATGAAAGCCGGGTCGATCGCGGCATGGTCGAGGCGATCAACCGAATCGGGCACGAAATGAATCTCAAGGTGATCGCCGAGCACGTCGAGCATGAAGGTGTGCTCGAGATTCTGAAGCACATCGGCGTCGACTACGCGCAAGGCTGGTTCGTCGCACCCAGCGCGCCATTCTAG
- a CDS encoding SPOR domain-containing protein, with protein sequence MSNVRVLLSAVLLLGAAQAQAGVLVYDSAGVDVERIRGEQREPLTASTDIKSGDALSLGPQSRARLEFARHGFIDLGSDALVLFDRLPFASYDDDLRTVFRLRQGYLRVVWKHPQISTSWPIYIYMGDQRLTLGSGEYFFENLNGRQVVCVASGQAKVTEGEVYDTLVPQACYRLNKGLQPVRILRDSDDWVAMRTAFGVVGLPGVQVASAPAVQAPEPRRAEPQAGARSGPVVSAPERSPSPAAQAAPPGTAPIVAPPRRQPAPAAATAPAPPNPAPVATNSGGPWALSVIAFRDREKSEAQAVRLRGGGYPAEVRAAEVKGALWYRVIVPGFASAEQAKRLSAEVEQRFGFKNTWPVRRGG encoded by the coding sequence ATGTCGAATGTTCGCGTGCTGTTGTCCGCTGTTCTGCTTCTGGGTGCCGCCCAGGCGCAGGCCGGCGTGCTGGTCTACGATTCGGCGGGTGTCGATGTCGAACGCATCCGTGGCGAGCAGCGCGAGCCGCTGACCGCCAGCACCGACATCAAGAGCGGTGATGCCCTGAGCCTGGGCCCGCAGTCGCGCGCCCGATTGGAGTTCGCCCGCCACGGTTTCATCGATCTCGGATCCGATGCGCTGGTGCTGTTCGACCGGCTGCCGTTCGCCAGCTACGACGACGACCTGCGCACCGTGTTCCGCCTGCGTCAGGGCTATCTTCGAGTGGTCTGGAAGCATCCGCAGATTTCCACCAGCTGGCCGATTTACATCTACATGGGCGATCAGCGGCTGACGCTCGGCAGCGGCGAATACTTCTTCGAGAACCTCAACGGTCGGCAGGTGGTCTGCGTGGCCAGCGGCCAAGCCAAGGTGACCGAAGGCGAGGTCTACGACACCCTGGTGCCGCAGGCCTGCTACCGGCTCAACAAGGGTCTGCAGCCGGTCCGTATCCTGCGCGACAGCGACGACTGGGTGGCAATGCGCACCGCCTTCGGCGTGGTCGGCCTGCCCGGCGTGCAGGTGGCTTCGGCGCCAGCAGTTCAGGCCCCGGAGCCGCGGCGGGCCGAGCCGCAGGCAGGCGCCCGTTCCGGGCCCGTGGTGTCGGCGCCCGAGCGATCACCGAGTCCGGCGGCGCAGGCTGCGCCGCCAGGGACTGCGCCGATCGTCGCGCCGCCGCGTCGGCAGCCGGCTCCAGCAGCGGCTACCGCGCCGGCTCCGCCCAATCCTGCGCCGGTGGCGACGAATTCCGGCGGTCCCTGGGCGCTGAGCGTCATCGCGTTTCGTGACCGCGAAAAGTCCGAAGCCCAGGCCGTTCGTTTGCGCGGCGGAGGCTATCCGGCAGAGGTGCGCGCCGCCGAGGTCAAGGGCGCGCTGTGGTACCGCGTGATCGTGCCGGGTTTCGCCTCGGCCGAGCAGGCGAAACGTCTGTCGGCCGAGGTCGAACAGCGTTTCGGCTTCAAGAACACCTGGCCGGTCCGGCGCGGCGGCTGA